TTTTTAAGTGACAAATTGAGTcatccaagaaaaaaaaaaaggagacTGGAAAAACTATTCCTTTGTTTCTTCGATTAAATGTTTGCCATACAAAGGTGAAGTAGAATCCTATTCTCTCAATGACGCTACAAAGAATCAGTAAAGATTACTTAAAGCCCAATTATGGGCTTATCTTACTTATAGTGTCTTACTTTTTTAACTCTTCTATGGTAGTTTCTACCAAAATTCTAGAAAATGACCCACTAAAAACTTCGCAACCGCGAATTAATCCTCTGCAAATTCTGCTAGTAAGGATGTCTATTACGTACTGTTGTACCCTCGTATATATGCAttggaataaaaaaagtgttCCCGACATTCCATGGGGTCCGGCATCATGTAGGAAATGGTTGATACTTCGAGGCATTATGGGATTCTTCGGTGTTTTTGGAATgtacttttctttaatgtATCTGAGTATCAGTGATGCTGTCTTAATAACCTTCATGTCACCAACGCTGactatttttctttcgtttCTGTTATTAGGTGAGCCATTCAGTAAACTTGAAGCCTTGGGATCTATAATTTCATTCTCCGGAGTTGTGTTAATCATTCGACCCACATTTCTGTTTGGTCAACAAACCCAAGGTCAAGAAGCTTCACAAGACGATATTGTTGAAACTCAAAATCCCAAGTTAAGACTTGTTGCCATTGGAGTGAGTTTATTGGGAGTTTGCGGACTAAGCAGTGTTTACATCATTATAAGGTATATCGGTAACAAGGCACACGCTATAATGAGTGTCAGTTATTTCTCGTTGGTCACCACTGTTGTGGCTGCTCTTGGTGTGATCCTGATTCCCTCGATGACTTTGCAGCTGCCTCATTCGTGGAAACAATGGGGGCTGTTCCTGAACTTGGGCGTTTCTGGTTtcattcatcaaattttaCTGACGATGGGAATTCAAAGGGAGCGTGCAGGCAGGGGCTCATTGATGACTTATACTCAAGTTATATACGCTGTTTTCTGGGATGTCGTGCTATTTCATCATTGGCCAAACATATGGACGTGGTGTGGTATGGCGGTCATCGTTACTTCTACTATATGGGTGATTAACATGAGGGCCTCCAAACAAAATGTTGTAGCCACTAGTGAATTACTTTCTACGTCGGATTTTGAATTAGATGAGTTAGAAGATTGAGAGGTAATTGAAGTACTTTTAGAATGAACCAGCGTTTGATACATTATTACTCCGTTATGGAGAATAAAAGACGCTGTCTTTATGCCCTTGTCAATCTAAACATTTGTAGCAGCAGAATATCTTCAAGAATAGACATCGTTTAAACATCCATTTcgtttttatattttgtttacaTTTTAGAATTTGAATTGTTTATAAAGATGTATGTAGTATAACattataaatttttttctttgaaatattcgtaacttttttcttacagtcctttcaagaaaatctCTTCCtctaaaataataatgcaATAATGCTATGGTAGAAGTGAAAATAGAAAGTTTTTTGATTAAAAGAATTGTTGATAAATGAGGAGAGATAGAAAGGAGCGAACGCTTTTGTgctaattttttgatttgaatataGTTTCATGCACCCATAAGGGCCTTCATTTAAGGAGCATCTAAAAGATCCTACCCAggaatttttcataaaaCCATTCCATATTTTTACCGTTTCTTTGCAAACGCTCTTCCCTTTCTTGGTCTTTTATCCTGccctcttcttcttccctATCGTATATTTCCTTGAATGTGTATAGATCCACGTCGGTTGATTTGATCACTTTGGTCTTATAAATCAATTTGTATCCAGCCCAGGATAAAATATAGACCGGCAAGCCAATATACCCAGTGATGAAAGTTTTATAATCGAATTTATGACCAAGGAAAAcagtgaaatttttgatcaaaGCGATCAAAATGCAAAAGCTTAAAGCAAAATAGGCCCCGTAACGTTGACCAGGGGCAACATAAGCAAATTTAGATTTATCGATCCCTTGAGCACGGCAGGCTTTATCAAAGTAgatgtaaacaatcaaaatGGTGATCCAACTCAAGATACCGAACATTGATACAACATTAACGAAATAGTTGAAAATCTTTGCTGATCCTGAAGACACATTCATATACGCCAAGCAGCAGAATAACACTGAGAGTATTAAGGCGTTGTAAGGAACACCCCATTTACTTGTCTTAGCGAAGATCTTGGGCGCTTTACCATCAATAGCTAGTGCGTATAAGTTTCTGGAAGAAACATACAAGTCCGAGTTACAAGCACTGAAGACGAAAACTAGGACACAAGCGTTGAAAATATGGGGTAAAACTTTGATGCCTGAATTTTGGATGGCAACCACAAATGGAGATGCAGCTGCAGACATACTCTTACCTTTTGTAGAAAGTAAACGAGGGTCATTGTATGCAACACACATAcctaaaagaaaaacggTGCATAGgtagaaaacaatgataCGATAAACTGTCAATTTAATTGCTTTTGGAACACTTTTCCTTGGATTTTCTGCTTCAGAACAAACAATACCTGTCAGTTCAATACCCGTGTAACTGAAAAGACTGTAAACAAAAACCGCAACAAAGGAAGTAAATTTGCCCGTACTACCAGTGATGGCTGTCGAGTACTCTTTGAACGCACCAGGATCACGCCAGTATCTAAACCCTAATCGATCATGGTCAGGACCCCCACCAAGCATGATGATAAACAGTAACAAGATCAAACCTAACATTACCATAACCTTAAAACTGGACAaccaaaattcaaactCACCAAAGAATTTTACACCAACGATATTGATGGCAACAATCACAACCAAGAAGATAGTAATCCACACACCGGGGTTAACGCGGTCTCTGCTGATCCAATACTGAATGACTAAAGCCGCCGCAGTAAGTTGATTTGGAGGTAAgatgaaatatttgaaaaggtaAGTATAGCCAATGGCAAAACCCAAAGCAGGGTCCACATATCGTGAGGCATAACTTGTAAAACCGTCCAGTGGAATATAGGATGCCATTTCACCAAGACAGGCCATGGTGAAAAAAACCAACAGACCAACAAAGGCATACGCAATTAACATCGCAACGGGACCCCCGGTTAATAGAGCAGTACCTGTACCTATAAGCAGACCTGTACCCAATGACCCACCAATCGCAATCATAGAAATATGTCTTGCCTTCAATTCCTTCTTCAACCTTGTGTTTTCATCTTTACCATCTGCAATTGCAAAGGAATCGTCCCTTGCTGAAGGTGATGTAGAGGTCGATGAACGAGAAGATACATTGTTTTCCTCCAGGTCAATATTATAGATTTCCTGCTCCTTCACAGGGAAATTATCTGCATCCTGCTTGGAATAATACGCATCATGGTCGTTTTCAAGGGAAGAAGAGTTACGAGACGATGCGCTAGTAAACATCTTTTTTAGAGGCATCTTCGTTATTCAGACtccttgttctttttttttattatttgagTTCGTCAATCCTAAGTTCTGCTACAAGTCCTAAACACTTCTGTTAGGCTCTATAAAAGAACAATGTTGTATGATATTTTACCCAACTACTTCGCCCAATCAACCTACGTTCTCCAAGAATACTCAAGTCTATCTACACAATCTCTTttatatacacatatacAAAAGAACCGGTGGAACTGAGAAACCGTTGCATATGCAAATATGATAACAAAAAAGGGCCAGATAACCCCAAGATCTAATCACTTTGCTATCATATTgcatttcaaattttcttgtttgatTATGACGGTGCGCTTTCTCCTCTTTCCCCTAAGCATCATGGCTAACACTACCAAAAATGCTATGCAAATCAGAGTGAATTACGAGAAGCATGACTACATGTCACGAATATTTTGGAGAAGACATGATATGAAGCTTCACTTGCTGTCACCGCCTGGAAGTTTCTTCTGGACTCTTTGCGGAAATACATTACCGCAAGGCTGCATTCCGCCATAATCAGTGCCGTGCCATTTGGCGACGCCGTACGGCACTGGAAACCGCCCCAGCGATGTGCAACGTCGCTATCGGTAATGGTTGCAGTTGAgggaagagaaaagaaaacaaaatgttGTTATCATGAAGTGCCACCAAGAAACcaagaaacaaagaaacaaTAGATGTGGTGCTCTGCACCCTGGTGCCTTGAAGAGTGTTTTCGGATCATTCAGACCAAAAAGTAGAGGCTTAAGCTTTATAACTGTATTAGTATAGattatataagataatGATTTCGAGAAGCAGCAAGATGATGAAAGCAGTGTTTACGGTACCTGTAAGAACGGAGGTAGTCGTTATCGAAGTGACTTAGAGATGTGGACCGCTCACTTCCCGTCtagtggaaaaaaagtcaGCCCCACACACACACATCAAGATAAGAttaaaaaattccaaattgcttttttcttatctCAGGTAAACAGTATACAAGCACTTAAATAGTTGATAAGGAGGCTCATGAAAAGTGTATGCCGACTTGGTGGAAAGCATATAACAGTCTTAGAAAATCGTTTTGGTCACATTTACCGGCTCTTTTATCACCTAGGTCGGTCTCCTTCAGCACGGTGGAAATCTTCTCCTTGATGAGATCGTGCATGGAGCCCTTTGTATCGTCGACCATTTCATTGTTCATAGCTAGGAATGTTTTATAGTTTTTCTCTAGGATGTCCATCACAGTGGTGGATTTGAAACCGGCTGAAATTGTTCTGTTTTTCCTTACAAATACGATTCTTAATAAGCCGTCCCATTCATTGTAATCCACTTGCGGCCTTGGGTTTTTGATCTCCAGTCTGACAACGCTGGACTCCACTTGCGGTGGTGGTCTGAAGTTGTTCTTCCCCACTTTCATGATATGCGTAACATTAGCCCACATCTGTACATTGGCGGACAACCTACAATACAAGGAGTCGCCTGGTCTCGCCAATAGTCTTAAAGCGAACTCTCTTTGGAACATAAGAATGGACACTCTTGGCGGTCTTGGCTGGTTGATTAACTTGAAAACCAAGGGTGATGAAATCTGGTAGGGTGTGTTACTGATACAGATATCGAAGTACGGTAATTCAGTCTTCATAAAATCTCCCAGCATAAtttctaatttcttctccACCTGGGTGCCACGTACTCTCTTGGTTAATTCTGCTGCCATTCTAGGATCCATTTCTACGGCCACTACGCTTTTCGCTTGTTCGAGAATTCTCACTGTTAGGTTACCTGTACCAGGACCGACTTCTAAAACAACATCTGAGGGCCTGATCTGTGCTTTATCAACAATCCCCTGTGCTACCAAAGggttcttcaaaatatgcTGGCCAAGATCAGTGTTGAATTTGAATACAGAACTTAGATGTTTCTCTGCAGAAACTTGCTTCGATGACGTTGCCCCGGagtactttttctttgcagCCTTGCCCatgatatatttcttttcctgcTATATTTGCTcgtataataataatacaatGATTAAAATGACTGCTCAAACCAATTCATCCCTATCAAAGGGCTTACTCTTAGTctatctttattttcacttttcAGCTCATCGCAATTctcgaaaatttttctagcCTGGAAAAAATTCGGGTAATAAATAGATGATTAATATTATCGTTGTTGTGATGTTAATTTACACACGAATTTAGTAATACATGAGCGAATTACATGGGTATCATTAATAGTTATTGCAGAGTAAATATGTAGGCTATTTATTCATCTTCACAGATGCGAAAGGAAAGCTTTCTCACTACTTTGTTTTGATGTACATCATCGGTCGAACGAGAGAACGTAGTTTTTGGATTCTGTCCTTGGTGCTTACCAGTGAAAAAACCAGAGATCTTCGAATTTCTTGGCGGAGTGACAAAACTGGGCAGagtaatttttttggtgcCTAATGGCAATGTCAACGGTATCGTTTCATCAGTGAGAGGATCTTGCACGTAACCCTTGAACTCATCAATGCTTAAATCCTTTAATGCGGTTCTCCGTCCTTCTCTTAAACGGACCGTTTCATTAGGGCAAAGTTTACCGGGCGAgaggttttcttttacttgtGAAggattattttcattacataaaaatatcttATTATTGCATACTTCTTTCTTGTGGCTGTTAATAATGTGAtctctttcttctattGTTTCTTCATAGACCAGAAACTGTGTGTTTTTTGGAATTTGAACTGTCCTTATGGGACTTCGCCTTAATGCATAATCCGTGTCTATTTGCGATCTTCTCTTTGATGGTGAGCGAAGTTCGTTTCCTTTTATTATGGCCCGTGGTTTTTGGTTAATGTTTTTACTGGATAAAATGCTTCTCTTTTTGGATGGTGATATCATTTTTCAGTGGTTGTCAGCGTACTCATTCGAAAAGAGCATATTCCCCTTCTTAATGAAGCCTATCATGCTCTCCTTTCTTTTCGCTTTATATAATTCTTTAACCAAAAGTACAAAAGTTCAGTAAGAAGACGCGTCAACGCGCTACGCGAAATATAAATATTGACTTTCTGCTTAAAAGAAGGCACAAAATAAGAAACTGCAATAGTGCAGTGCTTTCTCAGGATAATTCCTCGTCCGATTCCATATATCTCTTTAGATCAAGTGTGTCGTTATGcatgtatatatgtgtaCGTATCTATGAATGCGTGTATTTAGCCAGCGTAAATCTATTTATAAAATTAGTGtatgaataaataaagTGCAGAAGATGTATTGTTCTCCCTCCATATTAAACAGCGGAATGTGGCGGTAACCCATCCTCAAATGGCTCAACTTAAGACAAACAGATGCAATCGGGGCCTCTTCGGAGACAACCATGAATTTTATAAATGTCAGATCCGTATCATTCAGTGTGATCGAAACTTCTGCATCCCATATTGGGTTGAATCCATTTCCTTGAGAACTTTTAGTAGACGCTTCCGTGCCGGAAATCCTTGTACCTTTGTCAATCGAGACGGGTGTTACCGGATCGTGGTCTGTGTGAAACTCTACCCTAACAAAGGAATTGGTGTTGTTTCTGCTTGGTGATGTATCATTTAATCTCGGCAATAACTGTGTCGataaaattctaatttttaCAGTCACTGGATCattatctttttcaaaatggtCATAAAGCAATGGGATCATTTTGGCCTTTGTCA
The DNA window shown above is from Saccharomyces mikatae IFO 1815 strain IFO1815 genome assembly, chromosome: 6 and carries:
- the ACM1 gene encoding Acm1p (similar to Saccharomyces cerevisiae ACM1 (YPL267W); ancestral locus Anc_6.2), with the translated sequence MISPSKKRSILSSKNINQKPRAIIKGNELRSPSKRRSQIDTDYALRRSPIRTVQIPKNTQFLVYEETIEERDHIINSHKKEVCNNKIFLCNENNPSQVKENLSPGKLCPNETVRLREGRRTALKDLSIDEFKGYVQDPLTDETIPLTLPLGTKKITLPSFVTPPRNSKISGFFTGKHQGQNPKTTFSRSTDDVHQNKVVRKLSFRICEDE
- the SMKI06G3690 gene encoding uncharacterized protein (similar to Saccharomyces cerevisiae YPL264C), with the translated sequence MTLQRISKDYLKPNYGLILLIVSYFFNSSMVVSTKILENDPLKTSQPRINPLQILLVRMSITYCCTLVYMHWNKKSVPDIPWGPASCRKWLILRGIMGFFGVFGMYFSLMYLSISDAVLITFMSPTLTIFLSFLLLGEPFSKLEALGSIISFSGVVLIIRPTFLFGQQTQGQEASQDDIVETQNPKLRLVAIGVSLLGVCGLSSVYIIIRYIGNKAHAIMSVSYFSLVTTVVAALGVILIPSMTLQLPHSWKQWGLFLNLGVSGFIHQILLTMGIQRERAGRGSLMTYTQVIYAVFWDVVLFHHWPNIWTWCGMAVIVTSTIWVINMRASKQNVVATSELLSTSDFELDELED
- the DIM1 gene encoding putative dimethyladenosine transferase (similar to Saccharomyces cerevisiae DIM1 (YPL266W); ancestral locus Anc_6.1), with product MGKAAKKKYSGATSSKQVSAEKHLSSVFKFNTDLGQHILKNPLVAQGIVDKAQIRPSDVVLEVGPGTGNLTVRILEQAKSVVAVEMDPRMAAELTKRVRGTQVEKKLEIMLGDFMKTELPYFDICISNTPYQISSPLVFKLINQPRPPRVSILMFQREFALRLLARPGDSLYCRLSANVQMWANVTHIMKVGKNNFRPPPQVESSVVRLEIKNPRPQVDYNEWDGLLRIVFVRKNRTISAGFKSTTVMDILEKNYKTFLAMNNEMVDDTKGSMHDLIKEKISTVLKETDLGDKRAGKCDQNDFLRLLYAFHQVGIHFS
- the DIP5 gene encoding dicarboxylic amino acid permease; protein product: MPLKKMFTSASSRNSSSLENDHDAYYSKQDADNFPVKEQEIYNIDLEENNVSSRSSTSTSPSARDDSFAIADGKDENTRLKKELKARHISMIAIGGSLGTGLLIGTGTALLTGGPVAMLIAYAFVGLLVFFTMACLGEMASYIPLDGFTSYASRYVDPALGFAIGYTYLFKYFILPPNQLTAAALVIQYWISRDRVNPGVWITIFLVVIVAINIVGVKFFGEFEFWLSSFKVMVMLGLILLLFIIMLGGGPDHDRLGFRYWRDPGAFKEYSTAITGSTGKFTSFVAVFVYSLFSYTGIELTGIVCSEAENPRKSVPKAIKLTVYRIIVFYLCTVFLLGMCVAYNDPRLLSTKGKSMSAAASPFVVAIQNSGIKVLPHIFNACVLVFVFSACNSDLYVSSRNLYALAIDGKAPKIFAKTSKWGVPYNALILSVLFCCLAYMNVSSGSAKIFNYFVNVVSMFGILSWITILIVYIYFDKACRAQGIDKSKFAYVAPGQRYGAYFALSFCILIALIKNFTVFLGHKFDYKTFITGYIGLPVYILSWAGYKLIYKTKVIKSTDVDLYTFKEIYDREEEEGRIKDQEREERLQRNGKNMEWFYEKFLGRIF